CGCGTCCGCGCAGCACGGCCTCGGGCTCGCGCTCGATGCGGTCGAGCAACCGACGGTAGATACCGGCCATGGCGGCGACACAGGCGCCGCTGCGGCGGTCGAGCATCGGCAGCAGCCGGTACCCCTCGGCGAACAGGGCGCGGGCCCGGCGCACCTCGAAGTGCACCAGACCCGCGAAGTCGGAGTCGGCGGGTGGCAGGGGCCCGGCGAACCCGGCCGAGCAGCCGAATTTCGCGAGGTCGTCGGCGGGCAGATAGACGCGCCCGCCCACCGCGTCCTCACGAACGTCCCTGAGGATGTTGGTCAGTTGGAGGGCGAGTCCGAGAGTGTCGGCGTACTCCGGCGCGCGCTCCGCACCGCGCGCCCCGGGTTCCGTACCGAAGACGCCGAGGGAGAGCCGGCCGATGGCCCCGGCGACGCAGCGGCAGTAGACCTTCAGGTCGTCCCAGGTCTCGTAGTGCTCGCCGTGCACGTCCATGAGGACGCCGTCGATGAGTTCGTCGAGGGCGTCGAGGGGGATCGGGAAGGCGGCCGCCGCGTGGGCGAGGGCGACCGCGACGGGGTCGGTGTCGTCCTCGTCGACCGAGCCGCGTCTGACCCGGGTCAGCAGCGCTCTGGTCTCCTCCAGCCGGGCCGCCTTGACCTCGATCGCGAGGGCGCCGTCACCGATGTCGTCGACGCGCCGGGAGAGCGCGTACAGCGCGGACATCGCGCGGCGCTTGGGTGTCGGCAGCAGCCTGATGCCGTAGGCGAAGTTGCGGGCCTGTTGTCCGGTGACGGCCTCGCAGTAGCTGTAGGCGGCGAGTACCGGCGCGGACACGTGTGGTTCCGACTCCACGGTCCGGATCACCCCTCTCCTCGCAGGGTCGCGCCCACCTCGCGCAGCAGCCTGAGCTTGCCGGGCTTGGGCGGGCCGGGAAGTACGTCGAATTCGGCGGCGGCGATCGCGTGGACGGCCGCCCTTCCTCCCGCCACGAACCCCGCGAGGAGCAGCCTCAGCCTGCCGTGGACGCTACCCACGAGGGGGGCGCCCTCATCCAGGAGATTCCGGGCGCGTTCCGCCTCGTACGCGACCAGGGCGCGCACCGACGCGCCCGCGGAGGGCGCGGCGAGGTCCGCCTCCTGGACGTGGAAGCGCTTCATGTCCGCGGCGGGCAGATAGACGCGGTCCCGGCCCCCCAGGTCCTCTGCGACGTCCTGCAGATGTTCGACGATCTGCAGCGCGGTGCAGATCGCGTCCGAGTGCCGGACCCGCTCGGGGGTGGTCGCGCCGGTGACGGCGAGGACCAGGTGGCCGACGGGGTTGGCCGACAGCGCGCAGTAGGCGAGCAGGTCGTCGTACGTCTCGTACCGCTTGACCAGTTGGTCCTGGCGGTTGGCGGCGATCAGCGCGAGGAACGGCTCGGGGGTGAGGGAGCGGCGGCGGACGGTGTGCCGCAGCCGGCGCAGCAGGGGGTGGTTCGGGGTGCCGTCGAAGACCTTGCCGAGGTCGGCCTCGAAGGCGTCCAGGAGGAGCAGCCGGTCGTCGGCGTCGTGCGGGGCGAGGCCCAGGAGGCGGGCGTCGGCGCCGCCGGGGGCGAGGTCGCCGTCACCGATGTCGTCGACGAGTCGGGCGAAGCCGTAGACGGCCATGAGGTCGTCGCGCCAGGCCCGGGGCAGGAAGAACGGGGCGACGGGAAAGTTCTCGGCCCCGGCCTTGCCGAGGGTGTCGCGCTCCGGGTTCCCGGTGCGCGCCGTCCCGGTTTCGGTCACCGCTCGTCACCCGGCGCGGGCACGGCAGAAGCGTGATTGAGCTGGGGAG
The DNA window shown above is from Streptomyces akebiae and carries:
- the hpnD gene encoding presqualene diphosphate synthase HpnD; translated protein: MIRTVESEPHVSAPVLAAYSYCEAVTGQQARNFAYGIRLLPTPKRRAMSALYALSRRVDDIGDGALAIEVKAARLEETRALLTRVRRGSVDEDDTDPVAVALAHAAAAFPIPLDALDELIDGVLMDVHGEHYETWDDLKVYCRCVAGAIGRLSLGVFGTEPGARGAERAPEYADTLGLALQLTNILRDVREDAVGGRVYLPADDLAKFGCSAGFAGPLPPADSDFAGLVHFEVRRARALFAEGYRLLPMLDRRSGACVAAMAGIYRRLLDRIEREPEAVLRGRVSLPGREKAYVAVRGLSGLDARHVSRRTVRRRV
- the hpnC gene encoding squalene synthase HpnC — protein: MTETGTARTGNPERDTLGKAGAENFPVAPFFLPRAWRDDLMAVYGFARLVDDIGDGDLAPGGADARLLGLAPHDADDRLLLLDAFEADLGKVFDGTPNHPLLRRLRHTVRRRSLTPEPFLALIAANRQDQLVKRYETYDDLLAYCALSANPVGHLVLAVTGATTPERVRHSDAICTALQIVEHLQDVAEDLGGRDRVYLPAADMKRFHVQEADLAAPSAGASVRALVAYEAERARNLLDEGAPLVGSVHGRLRLLLAGFVAGGRAAVHAIAAAEFDVLPGPPKPGKLRLLREVGATLRGEG